Proteins encoded within one genomic window of Thiothrix litoralis:
- a CDS encoding YraN family protein, with the protein MDNKQPQAPHLIRGISTEQLACEYLQASGLQLLHQNYRLKMGEIDLIMRDGNVIVFIEVRYRKTQRYGGALLSIDPRKQARIIRTAQHYLQYRAPDAQARFDVVAVEGNNPINWIKNAFESG; encoded by the coding sequence TTGGACAATAAGCAGCCGCAAGCGCCGCACCTGATACGCGGCATCAGCACCGAACAACTGGCCTGCGAATACTTGCAGGCCAGTGGTTTGCAACTGCTGCATCAAAACTACCGCCTGAAAATGGGTGAAATCGACCTAATCATGCGCGATGGCAATGTCATCGTGTTTATCGAAGTGCGCTACCGTAAAACCCAACGTTACGGCGGCGCATTGCTTAGTATTGACCCACGCAAGCAAGCGCGTATCATCCGCACCGCACAACACTATTTACAATACCGCGCCCCAGACGCCCAAGCGCGTTTCGACGTGGTAGCGGTAGAAGGTAACAATCCCATCAACTGGATCAAGAACGCTTTCGAATCGGGCTAA
- a CDS encoding phosphoheptose isomerase — MNLQTRIQQHFAASIATKQKALELLQEPILTAARLVFEAIQRDGKILSCGNGGSAGDAQHFSSEMLNRFEQERRGLPAIALTTDTSTLTSIANDYSYERIFARQIEALGRKGDVLLAISTSGNSGNVNRAIETAHDCGMKVVALSGKVGGSMKDLLQAGDVELRVPADSTARIQETHLLLIHCICDLVDQMLLTETP, encoded by the coding sequence ATGAATTTACAAACACGCATCCAACAACATTTCGCCGCCAGCATTGCAACCAAGCAAAAAGCACTAGAGCTGTTACAAGAGCCCATCCTTACTGCTGCTCGTTTGGTTTTCGAGGCCATCCAACGCGACGGCAAAATCCTCAGTTGCGGCAACGGTGGCTCAGCAGGCGATGCCCAGCATTTTTCCTCCGAAATGCTCAACCGTTTCGAGCAGGAACGGCGGGGCTTACCCGCGATTGCATTGACCACGGACACTTCCACCCTCACCTCCATTGCCAACGATTACAGCTACGAACGTATATTCGCCCGCCAGATCGAAGCACTGGGGCGTAAGGGTGACGTATTACTGGCGATTTCCACCAGCGGCAATTCTGGCAACGTTAACCGCGCCATTGAAACCGCGCACGACTGCGGGATGAAGGTCGTTGCCCTCAGCGGCAAAGTAGGCGGCAGCATGAAAGACTTGTTGCAAGCAGGCGATGTAGAACTACGCGTCCCCGCCGACAGCACCGCCCGTATTCAGGAAACCCATTTGCTGTTAATTCACTGCATTTGCGACCTTGTTGACCAGATGCTCTTGACCGAAACACCATGA
- the argA gene encoding amino-acid N-acetyltransferase codes for MNDPSNSVSLLREASPYIQHHRNRTFVIAFPGEVIEQPTFNRLIQDIATVSALGSRIVIVHGTRSQINQRLAAAGRVAHIHHNIRVTHPDDIPLVEETVGFLRIKIESLLSHALNQPGLENASIGVSSGNYITAQPLGIIDGVDYGHTGKIRRIAHRFIQQQLDSHNIVLMSPIGYSPSGETYNIDYEHVALSTAKALNADKIIFLSDNDAQLPHEITAGQIDADANASPFLKKIARILLDGDSERVHLLNAATDGALLLEVYTRDGVGSLIAAQQFEQMRAATVEDISGILDLIRPLESKGTLIKRSREQLELEISNFHVTVRDQKIIACVALYHTDNPDIAELACLAVHTDYRGGNRGDKLLRHIAQLAKTQGTTRLLVLTTQTTDWFRERGFIKGSVDELPPNKKSLYNYQRNSQVLFKTL; via the coding sequence ATGAATGACCCCAGCAATAGCGTCAGCCTGCTACGCGAAGCCAGCCCCTACATCCAGCATCACCGCAATAGAACCTTTGTCATTGCCTTTCCCGGCGAAGTAATAGAACAGCCCACGTTTAACCGCCTGATTCAGGACATTGCCACCGTTTCCGCCTTGGGCAGCCGCATTGTCATCGTCCACGGCACTCGGTCGCAAATCAACCAACGGCTTGCAGCGGCTGGGCGTGTCGCGCACATCCACCACAATATCCGCGTCACGCACCCGGATGATATTCCTCTGGTAGAAGAAACCGTTGGGTTCCTTCGCATCAAAATCGAAAGCCTGCTCAGCCACGCCCTCAATCAACCCGGTCTGGAAAACGCCAGCATCGGCGTAAGCTCCGGCAACTACATCACCGCGCAGCCGCTTGGCATCATTGATGGCGTCGATTACGGGCATACCGGCAAAATCCGCCGCATTGCTCATCGCTTTATCCAGCAACAACTCGACAGCCACAATATTGTACTGATGTCACCTATCGGCTACTCCCCCAGCGGCGAAACCTACAACATCGACTACGAACACGTCGCCCTCAGCACCGCCAAAGCCTTGAATGCTGACAAAATCATTTTCCTCAGCGACAACGACGCACAACTGCCCCACGAAATCACCGCCGGGCAAATTGATGCCGATGCCAACGCCTCACCTTTCCTGAAAAAGATCGCCCGCATCCTGCTGGATGGCGACAGTGAACGCGTCCACCTACTGAATGCTGCCACCGACGGCGCCTTACTGCTGGAAGTGTATACCCGCGATGGTGTAGGCAGCTTGATTGCAGCCCAACAATTCGAGCAAATGCGGGCAGCAACTGTAGAAGACATCAGCGGCATCCTCGACCTGATTCGCCCATTGGAAAGCAAAGGAACGCTGATCAAACGTTCGCGGGAACAACTGGAACTGGAAATCAGCAACTTCCATGTCACCGTGCGTGACCAGAAGATCATTGCCTGCGTCGCGCTTTACCATACGGACAACCCCGACATTGCCGAGCTTGCCTGCCTTGCGGTACACACCGACTATCGTGGCGGCAATCGCGGCGACAAACTGCTCCGACACATTGCCCAACTGGCGAAAACCCAAGGCACAACCCGCCTACTGGTGCTGACGACTCAGACCACCGACTGGTTTCGCGAACGCGGCTTTATCAAAGGCAGCGTCGATGAATTGCCACCCAACAAGAAATCGCTGTACAACTACCAGCGC